One Spirochaeta africana DSM 8902 genomic window carries:
- the rpsA gene encoding 30S ribosomal protein S1, translating to MPSKEPNGETMSKSQQLQEELQEQYLKSLDELEVGQLVSGHVIQVTPEFVFVDIGYKSEGKIPVDEFDELPEVGGEVEVVLARMEPLVVSKRKADERVFWKKIKQAFTDREPVEGKVARSVKGGFEIRMPGGIKGFNPISKMDLHRIDNPEEYVGMTSKFYVERLYSDNRVNIILSRRNWLEEEVQRKKNEFFLHVHVGDNVQGAVKSFTSFGAFIDLGGFDGLLHINDMSWGHVTRPKDYVKKGQTLTLKVVRLDHENQKINLSLKDMTENPWDSFEDRYKIDQVVKGKVTKLTDFGAFIEIEGGIEGLAHISEMSWVKRISHPSEVLNIGDDVDVMILDYDLHEGKVSLGLKQVQPNPWDDMVEKYTPGMRMTKKVKKITNSGAFIELEEGIDAFLHVDDLSWTKKYKNPGAVLTEGEEIECMVTQIDPETHNIRVGLKQLEEDPWKSLKTAYGEGSIISGEVTNVTDFGVFVRVQGGIEGLINKSQLIDPRQGTFEEALTKYNVGDKLDAVITELSPGRQKLSLSIRELERKRQQKEMQKYIHDDSNEGTVTLGDLLKKNESEE from the coding sequence ATGCCAAGTAAAGAGCCGAACGGAGAGACCATGTCCAAGTCGCAGCAGCTGCAAGAGGAGTTACAGGAACAATACCTTAAGTCCCTGGATGAGTTGGAAGTTGGACAGCTGGTTTCCGGTCATGTCATTCAGGTCACACCTGAATTCGTTTTTGTTGATATAGGGTACAAGTCGGAAGGCAAGATACCGGTAGATGAGTTCGACGAGCTTCCGGAGGTCGGAGGCGAGGTCGAGGTTGTACTTGCCCGCATGGAGCCACTGGTGGTTTCCAAGCGCAAGGCCGACGAGCGTGTCTTCTGGAAGAAGATCAAGCAGGCGTTTACCGATCGTGAGCCGGTTGAGGGCAAGGTTGCCCGCAGCGTTAAGGGCGGGTTCGAAATCCGGATGCCTGGCGGCATCAAGGGATTCAATCCGATCTCCAAGATGGATCTGCACCGCATTGACAACCCCGAAGAATATGTCGGCATGACCAGCAAGTTTTATGTTGAGCGTCTGTACAGCGATAATCGCGTCAACATTATCCTCTCTCGCCGTAATTGGCTCGAGGAAGAGGTGCAGCGCAAGAAGAATGAGTTCTTCCTGCATGTACATGTAGGTGACAATGTTCAGGGTGCCGTAAAATCCTTTACCTCGTTCGGTGCATTTATTGACCTTGGTGGATTCGATGGTCTGCTGCACATCAACGACATGAGCTGGGGTCACGTGACCCGACCGAAGGACTACGTCAAAAAGGGCCAGACACTTACCCTGAAGGTAGTGCGTCTGGATCATGAAAACCAGAAGATCAACCTCAGTCTCAAGGACATGACAGAAAATCCCTGGGACAGTTTCGAGGATCGCTACAAGATCGACCAGGTGGTTAAGGGCAAGGTTACCAAGCTTACCGATTTCGGTGCATTCATTGAAATCGAGGGCGGTATCGAGGGCCTGGCGCACATCTCCGAGATGTCCTGGGTTAAACGAATCAGTCATCCAAGCGAGGTGCTGAACATCGGCGATGATGTTGATGTGATGATTCTGGATTACGACCTGCACGAAGGCAAGGTTTCACTTGGTCTCAAGCAGGTTCAGCCGAACCCCTGGGACGACATGGTCGAGAAATACACCCCGGGCATGCGTATGACCAAGAAGGTCAAGAAGATCACCAATTCCGGGGCATTCATCGAACTGGAAGAGGGAATTGATGCTTTCCTGCATGTTGATGACCTCTCCTGGACCAAGAAGTACAAGAACCCGGGCGCAGTCCTTACCGAGGGTGAAGAAATCGAATGTATGGTGACCCAGATTGATCCGGAGACCCATAACATCCGTGTCGGACTGAAACAGCTCGAGGAAGACCCCTGGAAGAGTCTCAAGACCGCCTATGGCGAGGGCAGCATTATTTCTGGTGAGGTTACCAATGTTACCGATTTCGGCGTGTTTGTTCGCGTCCAGGGTGGTATTGAAGGCCTGATCAACAAGAGTCAGCTGATCGATCCGCGCCAGGGAACCTTTGAAGAGGCCCTCACCAAGTACAATGTTGGCGACAAGCTCGATGCGGTTATCACCGAACTGAGCCCCGGTCGTCAGAAACTGTCTCTGTCTATCCGAGAGCTGGAGCGCAAACGCCAGCAGAAGGAAATGCAGAAGTATATCCATGACGATTCGAACGAAGGTACGGTTACCCTCGGGGATCTGCTGAAGAAGAACGAATCGGAGGAGTAG
- a CDS encoding sigma-54-dependent Fis family transcriptional regulator: MDFSSIDQGRFETFIEINQLINSDYSSSSALLNRIVESANRLADGEAASLLLVNPENNRLYFEVALGSKGPEVQRFSLNPGEGIAGWVAENNRSLIVNDVDEDPRFFSDISKQVGFVTKAILAVPMRIKNTCVGVVEIINKRDGSRFSQEDLYWVEIFSNQAALAIQNSRSMEQARSKIQQLQSRASQSEFHTLIAESRAMQERLSLVDKVAPTDSSVLILGESGVGKELIAEQIHLRSRRAGSPLIRVNCAALPEAILESELFGHVKGAFTDAHQERRGKFELADGGTIFLDEIGELPLNVQAKMLRVIQHKVFEKVGGSQSVYVDIRIIAATNRNLEEAVRHGSFRTDLYYRLNVLPIEIPALRDRKDDIPALALYFLDKFNRETKKQIAGFSSDAMETLLSYSWPGNVRELENTIERAVVLCRERDIGSQDLLLAASSSERSHEYPGHNLKDAVNLFKKHFIESTLRQCGWNQTQAARKLDIQRTYLSRLLKELDISR; the protein is encoded by the coding sequence ATGGATTTTTCGAGTATTGATCAGGGGCGCTTCGAAACCTTTATCGAGATAAACCAACTGATCAATTCGGACTACAGCAGCTCGTCCGCCTTGCTGAATCGCATTGTAGAAAGTGCGAACCGGCTGGCGGACGGGGAGGCTGCCTCCCTCCTTCTGGTTAATCCGGAAAACAATCGTTTGTATTTCGAGGTTGCCCTCGGGTCTAAAGGACCCGAGGTGCAGCGTTTCTCTTTGAACCCCGGCGAGGGTATCGCCGGCTGGGTTGCCGAGAACAACCGCAGCCTTATTGTAAACGATGTAGACGAAGACCCACGCTTCTTTAGCGATATCAGCAAGCAGGTCGGTTTTGTTACCAAGGCCATCCTCGCGGTTCCCATGCGGATAAAAAACACCTGTGTGGGGGTAGTCGAGATAATCAACAAGCGGGACGGTAGCCGGTTCAGCCAGGAGGATCTGTACTGGGTGGAGATATTCTCCAACCAGGCAGCCCTGGCGATTCAGAACTCCCGCTCCATGGAGCAGGCCCGCAGCAAGATTCAGCAACTGCAGAGCCGGGCCTCACAATCGGAATTTCACACCCTTATAGCAGAAAGTCGTGCCATGCAGGAACGGCTGTCGCTGGTCGACAAGGTCGCCCCGACAGACTCTTCGGTGCTTATCCTTGGTGAAAGCGGCGTCGGTAAGGAACTGATTGCCGAGCAGATCCATCTCCGCAGCCGGCGTGCCGGCAGTCCGCTTATCCGCGTGAACTGTGCCGCGCTTCCCGAAGCTATTCTGGAAAGTGAGCTGTTTGGCCATGTGAAGGGTGCCTTTACAGATGCTCACCAGGAAAGGCGTGGCAAGTTCGAGCTTGCCGACGGCGGCACCATCTTTCTGGACGAGATCGGGGAGTTGCCGCTGAATGTACAGGCCAAGATGCTCCGCGTCATCCAGCACAAGGTGTTCGAGAAGGTCGGGGGCTCCCAGTCGGTATACGTGGATATCCGGATTATCGCCGCCACCAACCGCAACCTTGAGGAGGCGGTACGGCACGGCAGTTTCCGGACCGATCTGTACTACCGGTTGAATGTGTTGCCGATCGAGATTCCTGCTTTGCGGGACCGAAAGGACGATATCCCGGCACTGGCGCTGTACTTCCTGGATAAATTCAACCGTGAGACAAAAAAGCAGATCGCCGGGTTCTCCTCTGATGCAATGGAAACCCTGCTGTCGTACTCCTGGCCCGGGAATGTACGCGAACTGGAGAACACGATTGAGCGTGCCGTTGTCCTGTGTCGTGAACGGGACATAGGCAGTCAGGATCTTCTGCTGGCAGCCTCCTCCAGTGAACGATCCCATGAATACCCCGGGCACAATCTAAAAGATGCTGTTAACCTCTTTAAAAAACATTTTATTGAAAGTACACTACGACAGTGCGGCTGGAATCAGACCCAGGCAGCACGAAAGCTGGATATCCAGCGAACATATCTCTCCCGGCTTCTTAAAGAGCTGGATATATCACGTTGA
- the rodA gene encoding rod shape-determining protein RodA produces MRDLQMRSGGKFSIDFPILAATLMLCGIGIMFIYSSSVTATGELRSQEYLRQIFWLIPGLIMMVAVALTDYKYYQDFALYIFGGMLVLLVLTLFFGQVVFGGRRWLGIMGVGFQPSEFAKIAYIIFLALVVDRNRVRLHNPIFLSVLFFITLVPVGLILVQPDLGTATVFIPIFIVVIFIAGANLWFIAFLVGVIVSSMFFAMLPAWMEFVVQRDIPIILTLQTPSHAALLAIAAYIIAAASAVGYFLLHRRWFIPGAFLGVVLGTGILGGLAASRILREYQMMRLVVFMNPNIDPRGAGWNIIQSLTAVGSGGLTGKGFLLGTHSHYQYIPQQTTDFIFSIIAEEWGFLGSLFLFSLFMVILFRGAIIMRRAKDGFGAYICAGIIAMFFYHFMINIGMAIGMMPITGLPLFFISYGGSSLWTGLISIGLLQSVYRHRYTF; encoded by the coding sequence ATGAGAGATCTACAGATGCGGTCCGGCGGCAAATTTTCCATCGATTTTCCGATACTTGCAGCTACCTTGATGCTGTGCGGCATCGGAATCATGTTTATATACTCCAGCAGTGTAACCGCAACCGGTGAGCTCCGTTCCCAGGAATATCTTCGGCAGATATTCTGGTTGATTCCTGGTCTCATAATGATGGTGGCAGTCGCGCTTACCGACTATAAGTACTATCAGGACTTTGCTCTGTATATTTTTGGCGGCATGCTGGTTCTGCTGGTGCTGACCTTGTTTTTCGGCCAGGTTGTCTTCGGTGGCCGTCGCTGGCTCGGAATTATGGGGGTCGGATTCCAGCCTTCGGAGTTTGCCAAGATCGCCTACATCATCTTTCTGGCCCTGGTGGTGGATCGTAATCGGGTGCGCCTGCATAACCCGATTTTTCTCTCGGTGCTGTTTTTCATCACCCTTGTCCCGGTCGGTTTGATACTGGTCCAACCAGACCTGGGGACTGCCACCGTTTTTATACCGATTTTTATTGTGGTGATTTTTATTGCCGGCGCAAATCTCTGGTTCATCGCATTTCTGGTCGGGGTAATTGTCTCGTCCATGTTTTTTGCCATGCTGCCAGCCTGGATGGAGTTCGTAGTACAGCGGGATATTCCAATAATCCTGACCCTCCAAACACCATCTCACGCCGCGCTGCTCGCGATTGCAGCCTACATCATTGCCGCGGCATCAGCAGTGGGGTACTTTTTGTTACATCGACGCTGGTTCATTCCCGGGGCTTTCCTGGGTGTCGTGCTGGGAACAGGTATACTTGGCGGGCTGGCGGCCTCCCGTATCCTGCGTGAATACCAGATGATGCGTCTGGTAGTTTTTATGAATCCAAATATTGATCCGCGTGGCGCCGGTTGGAATATAATCCAGTCCTTGACCGCAGTCGGCTCTGGCGGGTTGACCGGGAAGGGTTTCCTGTTGGGAACCCATAGTCATTACCAGTACATCCCGCAGCAAACAACCGACTTTATCTTTTCGATCATAGCCGAGGAATGGGGCTTTCTTGGCTCCCTGTTCCTTTTCAGCCTGTTTATGGTAATCCTGTTCAGGGGTGCGATTATAATGCGAAGAGCCAAGGACGGCTTTGGTGCCTACATCTGTGCTGGCATAATAGCCATGTTCTTTTATCATTTCATGATTAATATCGGTATGGCGATCGGCATGATGCCAATCACCGGACTCCCGTTGTTTTTCATCTCCTACGGCGGCAGCTCACTCTGGACAGGACTGATCTCGATCGGATTGCTGCAGAGTGTTTATCGACATCGTTACACCTTCTGA
- the scpB gene encoding SMC-Scp complex subunit ScpB: MNLNTEAAIIEAILFLEGEPVGLDKLARVGGLSKDVLRAAMEQLQEKYADPQFGLEIVHVGEGYAFAPKQEFWEVLKDHYGKKNENKLSRAAMETLSIIAYSQPITKAEIENIRGVSSDGMIKLLLQRSLIRETGRKEAPGRPVLYGTTREFLKLFRLSSLSELPKLEDIDKERFELNG, translated from the coding sequence ATGAATCTGAATACCGAAGCAGCAATCATAGAAGCTATACTCTTTCTCGAAGGTGAACCGGTCGGCCTGGACAAGCTTGCCAGGGTTGGCGGGCTTTCCAAGGATGTACTGCGTGCGGCTATGGAGCAGCTGCAGGAGAAGTATGCCGATCCGCAGTTCGGACTCGAGATTGTGCATGTGGGTGAGGGGTATGCATTCGCACCAAAACAGGAATTCTGGGAGGTCCTGAAGGACCACTACGGAAAGAAAAACGAAAACAAGCTGTCGCGTGCCGCCATGGAAACCCTGTCAATTATTGCGTACTCCCAGCCGATTACCAAGGCTGAGATAGAAAATATTCGCGGGGTTTCCAGCGACGGGATGATCAAGCTGCTGCTGCAGCGTAGTCTGATCCGCGAGACAGGGCGGAAAGAGGCCCCTGGAAGGCCGGTCCTGTACGGCACGACGCGGGAGTTTCTCAAACTCTTTCGGCTTTCGAGCCTGTCAGAGTTGCCTAAACTGGAAGATATAGACAAGGAACGGTTTGAACTTAATGGATGA
- a CDS encoding tetratricopeptide repeat protein, giving the protein MSKQMHVHQQEKPSVAETVMHFISRFRTVFIVVGIVIVAAVIAGFTIQHVRQSRIEASAEIAVQLNQSYQQWLQAGDDEAGMFREQFMSAYNEATDRFSGMYAAELAEFLYGQISFAEQNYAEAAGIFSGLAGSADSHLAPLSAMNAAVAFEAAGDTDAALEAYQELLQRFADRSPEAPRAQFALGRLNEDRDLQAAIAHYEDLIDAYPDSDWANLAESRIIHLRTVE; this is encoded by the coding sequence ATGAGCAAGCAAATGCATGTACATCAGCAGGAAAAGCCATCGGTCGCAGAAACCGTAATGCATTTTATCAGCCGTTTCCGCACGGTGTTTATCGTTGTCGGGATTGTAATCGTAGCGGCAGTTATTGCCGGGTTTACCATTCAGCATGTTCGTCAGTCCCGTATCGAGGCATCCGCCGAGATTGCGGTACAGCTGAACCAGAGCTATCAGCAGTGGCTGCAGGCGGGCGATGACGAAGCCGGGATGTTCCGGGAGCAGTTCATGAGTGCGTACAATGAAGCCACCGACCGATTCAGCGGTATGTATGCAGCTGAGCTGGCTGAGTTTCTCTATGGACAGATCTCGTTTGCGGAACAGAACTATGCCGAAGCCGCCGGGATTTTTTCCGGCCTTGCTGGCTCGGCAGACAGTCATCTCGCACCGTTGAGTGCCATGAATGCAGCGGTGGCATTCGAGGCCGCTGGAGACACTGATGCGGCTCTGGAGGCCTACCAGGAACTGTTGCAGCGTTTTGCTGACCGTTCACCGGAAGCCCCGCGGGCCCAGTTTGCACTCGGGCGGCTGAATGAAGATCGTGATCTTCAGGCTGCTATCGCGCACTACGAAGATCTGATCGATGCATATCCGGACAGTGATTGGGCTAATCTGGCCGAGTCACGCATAATTCATCTGCGCACCGTGGAATAA
- a CDS encoding IS256 family transposase codes for MGKIIEINEQEVKDHLGNFVRETVEETLNAMLEAEAEQLCNAQKHERSSERTGYRAGHYDRKLLTKAGEVNLQVPKLKKVTFETAIIERYKRREISVEEAMVEMYLAGVSVRRVEDITEALWGAKVSPGTISNLNKKIYEEIEKWRNLPLKQRYTYVYLDGIWMKRSWAGEVRNVSVLVAIGVNQDGFREIIGVAEGTKEDKDSWQRFLRYLKGRGLETVEMFISDKSLGLVEAIPEFFPDSRWQRCVVHFYRNVFSFVPQGKVKAVATMLKAIHAQENLEEAVRKKDQIAKKLIEMKLSKAAEIVREGALETFSYYYFPVEHWKRIRTNNGLERIMREIRRRTRVIGSFPDGESALMLVAARLRHISNSTWSERKYLNMDLMIEYDHDHQAS; via the coding sequence ATGGGTAAGATTATCGAGATAAACGAGCAGGAAGTCAAAGACCATTTGGGTAATTTTGTCAGGGAGACGGTGGAGGAAACCTTGAACGCTATGCTGGAGGCAGAAGCAGAACAGCTGTGTAATGCGCAAAAACATGAGCGCAGCTCTGAGCGAACGGGGTATCGTGCCGGACATTATGATAGGAAACTGCTAACGAAAGCAGGCGAAGTGAATCTGCAGGTTCCCAAGCTGAAGAAGGTGACGTTTGAAACTGCCATTATTGAACGGTATAAGCGACGCGAGATCTCTGTTGAGGAGGCAATGGTAGAGATGTACTTGGCTGGCGTTTCTGTCAGACGTGTCGAGGATATCACCGAAGCCCTTTGGGGTGCCAAGGTCTCACCAGGAACTATCAGCAACCTCAATAAGAAAATCTACGAAGAAATTGAAAAATGGCGCAACCTGCCGTTGAAGCAGCGCTACACCTATGTCTACCTTGATGGCATCTGGATGAAACGATCCTGGGCTGGTGAAGTACGCAATGTATCCGTTCTGGTAGCCATAGGCGTTAATCAGGATGGTTTCAGGGAGATAATCGGGGTTGCCGAAGGCACCAAGGAAGACAAAGACAGCTGGCAGCGATTTCTCCGCTATTTGAAAGGCCGGGGACTGGAAACAGTGGAGATGTTTATCTCTGACAAGTCTCTGGGATTGGTAGAAGCGATACCAGAGTTTTTTCCTGATTCCCGGTGGCAGCGGTGCGTAGTGCATTTTTACCGCAATGTATTCAGCTTTGTTCCGCAGGGAAAAGTCAAAGCTGTTGCAACCATGTTGAAGGCCATTCATGCCCAGGAAAACCTGGAAGAGGCAGTCCGAAAGAAAGACCAGATTGCGAAGAAACTGATTGAAATGAAATTGTCCAAAGCAGCGGAGATCGTTCGAGAAGGTGCATTAGAAACCTTCTCGTATTATTATTTCCCGGTCGAACACTGGAAACGGATCAGGACCAATAACGGGCTTGAAAGAATCATGCGAGAAATCAGAAGGAGGACACGTGTAATCGGTTCGTTCCCTGATGGTGAGTCAGCACTGATGCTGGTTGCAGCACGACTGCGCCACATCTCGAACTCAACATGGAGTGAACGGAAATATCTGAATATGGATCTGATGATCGAGTACGATCACGATCATCAGGCATCATAA
- a CDS encoding adenylate/guanylate cyclase domain-containing protein, which translates to MSMRRRGNELFSTRWFSFVIAAGVCLLVLLLQFTPLVSRLETMVLDAHFHWRYRFDAAGSVREGVTFRAQNPNVHPDILIIGVDNNALNRFGRWPFDRRIHGNFVNNLARIQNQDARERALFLDFFFSEPASNPTDDAMLVHSMRQSGRVFLENVLTFDPPRTQDYQTFFRRQHALQNTAGTITDVSGDWQNMLSFQGVEAPLIPYGNAVRGYGHANFIADNDEVFRRQPLVAKISEVVALYDIHELLQDQSVDLLQYQRLAWLDRFGEQHTIELPLTEQGGQQLLDSLEERGAPYTREDGSSSYRIRLFQDHFVPSITLSLALEYMNVGIHDIEVVLGSHILIREPQMYVPAEDSWQPFQVMDRPPRYNRDGELTREARYRQVDELRIPIDAHGQMLINYVGPRSSSSAQGIQTFPVRSYAGYASRITGPDPYTWPATMALENKIVMAGAFATGMADDEQATPFGMMYGVEMHANALNTILMDNFLHPVSFWHNLMVLLALTMLTAWVSSRLSTLWSMGIVLAGIVGLFLAVTTVFDSFNLIFAFSPPAIGIFLTFLSIVVYRVMTEERDKRRIRDMFGRYVSPQVVNQILENPPELGGVDRELTVLFSDIRGFTTLSESMTPQELVNHLNQYLTAMTDIILEFQGTLDKYVGDEIMCFWGAPLPQADHAIKACRCAVKQIQALEELNAQWPPEKRISIGIGINSGIMTVGNMGSLGRMNYTLMGDNVNLGARLEGTNKQYRTQIIISEYTYGLVKDHVIARELDNIRVKGKNKPVLIYELLDVPD; encoded by the coding sequence ATGTCGATGCGACGCCGCGGGAATGAACTGTTCAGCACGCGCTGGTTTTCGTTTGTGATAGCTGCAGGTGTGTGTCTGCTGGTTCTCCTGCTTCAGTTCACACCGCTGGTCTCCAGGCTGGAAACCATGGTCCTGGATGCTCATTTTCACTGGCGGTATCGCTTCGATGCGGCGGGTAGCGTGCGCGAGGGGGTTACCTTTCGCGCACAGAATCCTAACGTACATCCGGATATTCTGATAATCGGGGTCGACAACAACGCCCTGAATCGTTTCGGGCGCTGGCCGTTTGACCGCCGTATCCACGGCAACTTCGTGAATAATCTGGCACGTATACAGAACCAGGACGCACGGGAACGAGCCCTGTTTCTTGACTTTTTCTTTTCCGAACCGGCGTCCAATCCTACTGACGACGCTATGCTGGTGCACAGCATGCGGCAAAGCGGACGGGTGTTTCTGGAAAACGTGCTCACCTTTGACCCCCCGCGCACCCAGGACTACCAGACCTTCTTTCGTCGCCAACACGCACTGCAGAATACCGCTGGAACCATAACCGATGTCTCCGGTGACTGGCAGAACATGCTGTCGTTTCAAGGAGTCGAGGCTCCCCTGATCCCGTACGGAAATGCCGTGCGTGGCTATGGGCATGCCAACTTTATTGCTGACAATGACGAGGTTTTCCGACGGCAGCCCCTGGTAGCCAAGATCTCTGAAGTGGTCGCCCTGTACGATATCCATGAACTGTTACAGGATCAGTCGGTTGATCTGCTGCAGTATCAGCGGCTTGCCTGGCTGGACAGATTTGGTGAGCAACATACCATCGAACTGCCGCTGACCGAGCAGGGCGGACAGCAGCTGCTCGATTCCCTGGAAGAACGCGGCGCACCATATACCCGTGAAGACGGCAGCAGTTCATACCGTATCCGGCTGTTTCAGGATCATTTTGTTCCGTCTATAACGCTGTCGCTGGCACTCGAGTATATGAATGTCGGTATTCACGACATCGAGGTTGTTCTTGGCAGCCATATCCTGATTCGGGAACCGCAGATGTATGTTCCCGCCGAGGACTCCTGGCAGCCTTTCCAGGTAATGGATCGCCCGCCGCGCTATAATCGTGATGGTGAACTTACCCGGGAGGCCCGCTACCGTCAGGTCGATGAACTTCGAATACCGATAGACGCACATGGACAGATGCTGATCAACTATGTCGGGCCACGTTCAAGTTCATCCGCACAAGGAATTCAGACCTTCCCGGTGCGCTCATATGCTGGCTATGCCTCACGTATAACCGGTCCTGACCCCTATACCTGGCCCGCTACCATGGCGTTGGAAAACAAGATAGTTATGGCTGGTGCCTTTGCTACCGGTATGGCAGACGATGAACAGGCAACGCCATTCGGTATGATGTACGGGGTAGAGATGCACGCGAACGCCCTGAACACCATTCTGATGGATAACTTCCTCCATCCGGTATCGTTCTGGCATAACCTGATGGTGCTGCTGGCGCTTACAATGCTTACCGCATGGGTGTCCTCGCGACTGTCGACCTTGTGGTCAATGGGGATCGTACTGGCCGGCATTGTAGGGTTGTTTCTGGCGGTGACCACGGTTTTCGATAGTTTCAATCTCATCTTTGCATTCAGTCCCCCGGCAATCGGTATCTTCCTGACTTTTCTGTCCATCGTAGTCTACCGGGTCATGACCGAGGAACGTGACAAGCGACGGATCAGGGATATGTTCGGTCGCTATGTAAGTCCACAGGTGGTTAACCAGATTCTGGAAAATCCGCCTGAACTTGGCGGGGTAGATCGCGAGCTTACCGTTCTGTTTTCGGATATACGCGGATTTACCACGCTGTCGGAATCCATGACCCCACAGGAGCTGGTAAATCATCTGAATCAGTATCTGACTGCTATGACCGACATCATCCTTGAATTCCAGGGAACCCTGGACAAATACGTTGGTGACGAGATCATGTGTTTCTGGGGAGCGCCGCTGCCCCAGGCAGATCACGCCATCAAGGCATGCCGCTGCGCGGTAAAACAAATCCAGGCCCTGGAAGAACTGAATGCCCAGTGGCCGCCGGAAAAGCGCATATCCATCGGTATCGGGATAAATTCCGGGATAATGACAGTTGGCAATATGGGGTCGCTTGGACGTATGAACTATACCCTTATGGGGGATAACGTAAATCTCGGGGCCCGTCTGGAAGGCACCAACAAACAGTACCGGACGCAGATCATAATCAGTGAGTATACCTATGGCCTGGTAAAGGATCATGTAATTGCACGTGAGCTTGACAATATCCGGGTAAAAGGTAAAAACAAGCCGGTGCTTATCTACGAGCTGCTTGATGTTCCGGATTGA
- a CDS encoding pseudouridine synthase produces MDDKNIRLQVYLARAGIASRRKCEDIIAQGRVQVNGTVIRTMGVKVGPEDTVSVDGRPVRHEERKVYLAVHKPRGMLCSNYDPDKRPLLMDLLKQSFTERLFTVGRLDFLSSGLILVTNDGEFAKVVSHPSSQVEKEYLVETKRPIPVELLERWKKSGIPFEGGRYNLIRYTIKHDRAVYLVLNEGKNREIRNVFAAANIAVSRVHRLRIGPIVSKGLHPGHWRSLKPHEVKELMKTGRNRGSRN; encoded by the coding sequence ATGGATGACAAGAATATTCGGCTGCAGGTGTATCTGGCACGTGCAGGCATAGCCTCTCGCCGCAAGTGTGAGGATATTATTGCGCAGGGAAGGGTGCAGGTAAACGGGACAGTGATCCGAACCATGGGGGTCAAGGTCGGTCCCGAAGACACGGTGTCGGTAGACGGGCGCCCGGTACGCCATGAAGAACGGAAGGTGTATCTGGCGGTTCACAAGCCCCGTGGCATGCTGTGCAGCAACTATGACCCGGACAAGCGACCACTGCTGATGGATCTGCTGAAACAGAGCTTTACCGAACGACTGTTTACTGTCGGTCGACTGGACTTTCTGTCAAGCGGATTGATTCTGGTTACCAATGACGGTGAGTTTGCCAAGGTGGTCAGTCACCCGTCATCGCAGGTGGAGAAGGAGTATCTGGTGGAAACCAAACGCCCGATACCGGTTGAACTGCTTGAGCGCTGGAAAAAATCCGGTATACCGTTCGAAGGTGGTCGCTACAACCTTATCAGGTACACCATCAAGCATGATCGAGCCGTGTATCTGGTTCTGAACGAGGGAAAGAACCGGGAAATACGGAATGTATTTGCGGCAGCGAACATCGCTGTTAGCCGGGTACACCGGCTGCGCATTGGTCCGATAGTCTCCAAAGGGCTGCATCCCGGTCACTGGCGGAGCCTGAAACCGCATGAAGTAAAAGAATTAATGAAAACCGGGAGGAATCGTGGTAGTCGCAATTGA
- the cmk gene encoding (d)CMP kinase, with protein MVVAIDGPAGTGKSTIARFIAERSELYYVNSGNLYRAVALLALRQDIDPQHHEHVLQCAREHTIDFSAGKTLLDGQEADDELRTDEVDACVAQISRIPEVRDIVNAVLRKIASHTGIVVEGRDMTTVVFPDAEVKIFLDATIDARADRRFQQGTSRLSLEEIRQSIAERDHIDRTKPVGALVQSDDAVYLDTSDLTIQEVCARVMEIIQRHTY; from the coding sequence GTGGTAGTCGCAATTGATGGACCTGCCGGAACCGGCAAGAGTACCATAGCCCGCTTTATTGCCGAGCGCAGTGAGCTGTATTATGTGAACAGCGGTAACCTGTATCGAGCTGTCGCGCTGCTGGCGCTCAGGCAGGACATTGATCCACAGCACCATGAGCACGTGTTGCAGTGTGCGCGGGAGCACACGATTGATTTTTCTGCTGGCAAGACCCTGCTTGACGGGCAGGAAGCCGATGACGAGCTGCGAACCGATGAGGTTGACGCCTGCGTGGCCCAGATTTCCCGGATCCCGGAGGTGCGCGACATCGTAAACGCGGTGCTCAGAAAGATCGCATCGCATACCGGTATAGTTGTCGAGGGCCGCGACATGACTACCGTCGTGTTTCCCGATGCCGAAGTAAAGATATTCCTGGATGCGACCATCGATGCCCGGGCAGACCGCCGGTTTCAGCAGGGCACCAGCCGACTTTCCCTTGAGGAGATCCGGCAGTCAATTGCTGAACGTGACCATATTGACCGCACGAAACCGGTCGGGGCGCTGGTGCAATCCGACGATGCTGTCTATTTGGACACCTCGGACTTGACCATACAGGAAGTTTGTGCAAGAGTGATGGAAATAATCCAGAGACATACATATTAA